One region of Pseudoliparis swirei isolate HS2019 ecotype Mariana Trench unplaced genomic scaffold, NWPU_hadal_v1 hadal_29, whole genome shotgun sequence genomic DNA includes:
- the LOC130191230 gene encoding son of sevenless homolog 1-like — protein sequence MRHPTPLQNEPRKISYSRIPDSEAEGGAISAPNSPRTPLTPPPASATSTDLSSVFDSPQGPSSPFHSRSSSVSSMVSFSRGPEELPVPPPVPPRRRPESAPADSSPSKMMSQLDSPPAVPPRQPTYKFLPPRYSSSLSSSSPPDSPPSLPPREPLSSPLYLLPPPQGRPRCDLQAFFPSTTSSSPSISSAPAASSSPPPIPPLTPITPSPSSKKMPLPLLPLDGPPVPPRHTVPKPPPKTYKRECLAPAPMLDPPSAL from the exons ATGCGGCACCCGACACCGCTGCAGAACGAACCCCGAAAGATCAGTTACAGCCGCATCCCGGACAGCGAGGCCGAGGGGGGAGCGATCTCGGCACCCAATTCGCCTCGGACCCCCCTGACTCCGCCCCCGGCCTCCGCCACCTCCACAGACCTGAGCAGTGTGTTCGACTCGCCACAAGGTCCCAGCAGCCCCTTTCACTCCA ggTCCTCCTCGGTCTCCTCCATGGTGAGTTTCAGTCGTGGTCCTGAGGAGCTCCcggttcctcctcctgttcctcctcgcAGACGTCCGGAGTCGGCTCctgcagactcctccccctccaag ATGATGTCACAGTTGGACAGCCCCCCTGCTGTCCCCCCTCGGCAGCCCACCTATAAGTTCCTCCCCCCTCGTTACTCCTCGTCTCTGTCCTCTTCGTCGCCCCCTGACAGCCCCCCCTCTCTGCCTCCCCGGGAGCCTCTCAGCTCCCCTCTatacctcctcccccctcctcaagGCCGCCCTCGTTGTGACCTGCAGGCCTTCTTCccttccaccacctcctcctcaccctccatcAGCTCTGCCcccgctgcctcctcctccccaccccccattcctcctctcactcccatCACCCCCAGCCCTTCCTCCAAGAagatgcccctccccctcctccccctcgacGGCCCCCCGGTGCCTCCCCGGCACACCGTCCCCAAACCTCCTCCCAAGACCTACAAGAGGGAGTGTCTGGCCCCCGCCCCCATGTTGGACCCGCCCTCTGCACTGTGA